GAGGCCCACCGCGAAAGCGAGGGAGAAGCCACCGGGGCCTACCGTGCGCGCGCCAGTTCTCGACCCTACCTGCGAGAGACTCGAGGTGCAACTCCTCGGGTCTACTCACCCTGTAATAGCGTGATTCACGCACGAGTTTTGTGGAAATCCTGGCGCCCGAGAACTGCACAAAACGGTCGCCCCGTTAGACTGGAGTCCGAACAAAACCGGAAGGACATCCATCGCGGTCAAAAAACCGTCGCACGAGCGTTCACCTTGCCTCGGGGTACACGGCACCGTGGCCGTTCATCGCAGCCATCAATGCATCTTCTCCTTGCGCTGCGCCAGATACATTCAGTCCGTTCACAGTCTTGCAGCGTCATGAGGGGTAAGGAAGCCTTGCGATGCAACGCCCCGACTATGCAGAGTCGCACTTCGATCTCAACCATACTCCGTCAGCGCGGAACAAGGATAGGGTCGGAAATGCAGAGATTATGATGAGTTTGACATCAGGCTATCGGTTCGAGCCCAGGAGAAGGATGGGCCACGATGTCCCAGTCTTGTGTCCGCGCCGACCGAATTCTGAGCCACCGCGCCGATTGAATTTTGAGCCGGGGTGGAGACCGGTCTGAAGCACGACCGGTTGTGGATAAGTGTATGGGTTTCCTGGGTCGTTGTCCTCCTTCGTGTGAGGGTGCGTTGTGCAGGGGAGGCTGCGAAGGGCGTAGCCCGTAGCAGCCTCCCCTGCGCGGCGAACGACGTCAAACGGATTCGGAAGCGCTAGCGGCTTCGCCCTTGGGCGCTGCTTCACGCGATCGGATGCGCTTCTTTGCGCTGGCGCTGCTATGCCGGAAACGATAGCTCTCGTTGCCGGTCTCCTCGATGTGGCAGTGGTGCGTCAGCCGATCCAGCAATGCCGTGGTCATCTTCGCGTCGCCGAACACACTGGACCATTCAGCGAAATCCAAATTCGTTGTCACTGCAACGCTCGTGTGCTCGTACAGGCGGCTCAGAAGATGGTAAGCGCGAAATAATGCACACCTAGTCTCGGCAGTTGGGAAGAGGCAAGCTGCGTCCGCAGACATGAATTGCGGACGCAGATAATGACCGACACTGACTTTGACTTTCTTCCCCTGCGGGTGATCAAGACATGTGCCGATGGTAAGCATCGGTACGATCCCGAGGGCAAACGCAAGCTCATCGAGGCTTGCCGCCGACCTGGTGCGTCGCTGGCTGGCCTGGCGCTGAAGGCCTGCGTGAACGCAAACCAGCTGCACAAGTGGGTGCGTCTGCAGGAGCGGCGAGAGCGCGCTGCTGAGGCGAATGCTGACGTTGAGCAACCGTCGTCGGCATTTGCCGCAGTCGTCACGCTCGACGAGGCGCCTTCGCTATTGGCTCCCAGGGTCACAGTGCCACGTGAGCCGCAATCGACGCCACGGCGCGAACTGTTCCAGCCTTCGCGCCCGGCATCAGCCGCGCGCCTGTCAGCGACACTGCCCAACGGGGTCGTCGTCGAACTCGAGTGTTCCGGCCGCGATGCTTCACTCGTGAGCGCGATGATCGCCGCGCTGGGCGCACACTGATGTTCCGCTTCGATCATGACCTGCTGGTGTACCTGCATCGCGAGCCGATCGACTTCCGCGCCGGACTGAACACGCTCGTGACACTGGTCGAACGGTCTATGCAGCTTGACCCGCTCACGCGAGCCGTCTTCGGGTTCCACAATCGCAAACGCGACCGCGTGAAGCTTCGTCTTTATGATCGCGCCGGGTTCTGGCTCTTGATGAAACGACTCGAGGCAGACCGGTTTGCCTGGCCCCGTCGCCAGCAGACCGTGGTCGAACTCATGACGGAGCAGCTTCATCTGCTGCTCGATGGCGTCGATCTCGACGCGCTGCGCCGCCACCCAGCACGGCAATACCGCCACGCGAGCTGAAGCCCGGTATCGCCGCCGTTGCCGGTAAACAACGGCGGCCACAGTTGTTACAAATTCGCGTAAACCTGTTTGGCTCTGCGATTCGCTATCGTGGAGCGCATGTCCCCTCCCGATCTCCCCCGACTCCCGAGCACCGCCAAGGCCTACATCCACAAGCTGGAAGAGCGCGTGGCGGCTGATGCGCAGCTCATTGCCGAGCGCGACGCCCGGATTGACGAATTGACCCGGCGCCTGGACGCGCTTGAGGAGCAATACCGTCTCGCGCTTGCCCGGCAGTACGCACCGAAGAGTGAAAAGCGCAAGGACCGCGTGTTCAATGAGGCTGAGCAGGACGCCCAGGCTGAGCCTGAAGAAGAGGACGACGGCGAAGTGCCCATGTTGCCGGACACCGGGTTGCCCGATGTCAAGGCCGCCGAAACACGTAAGCGCGGGCGTCAGCCGCTGCCCGCGGATCTGCGGCGCGAGCGCATCGAGTACGATCTGTCCGAGGACCGCAAAAGTTGCCCTTGCTGCGGCAAGGCAATGCACCGCATGGGCGAGCAAACCAGCGAGCAGCTGCACATGGAAGTCAAGGTGTCGGTGCTGCAGCACGCGCGTTTCAAGTATGCGTGCCGACACTGCGAGCATCACGGCGTGCGCACGCCGATCGTGATCGCACCGATGCCGGTACAGCCCTTGCCGGGCAGCCACGCGAGCCCGTCGATGATCGCGGCCGTCACGCTTGGCAAGTATGTCGATGGCACGCCGCTGTACCGGATGGAGCATGTGCTCGCGCGCTCGAACATTGCGGTCAGCCGAGGCACGCTGGCAAACTGGATCATCCGTCCCGCCGAGCTGCATTACAGTCGGCTGTACGCAGCACTCAGGCAGGTCCTGCTCGCTCAGGGGCTGATCCACGGCGACGAGACGACCGTCTAGGTCCTGAATGAAGAAGATCGAAAAGCGCAGGACACGTCGTATATGTGGGTATACAGAAGCGCTGAGGATAGCGAACAACCGGTTGTGCTCTTCGACTATCAGACCGGGCGCGGGCAGGAGCATCCGAAAGCCTTCCTGGGTGACTATGCGGGTACTCTGATGACGGACGGCTGGCCCGCTTGGCGGACCCTCAAGAATGCGACCCATCTTGGATGCCTGGCGCACGCCAGGAGGATGTTTACGGACGCACACAAGGGGCAAAAGAACAAGCCGAGCCCGCGTATCACCCGGGCACTGGAGTTCTTCCAGGCACTGTACCAGGTCAAGGCGCTCGCCAAGCAGACGGTGCCCGATGGGCAAACGCTGGCCGAACACCGGTACCGCCTGCGACAGCAACACAGCGTGCCATTGCTGGTGACCTTCAAGGCCTGGCTCGACGAGCTGGCGCCGAAGGTGCTGCCCAAGAGTCTGCTTGGCGAGGCAATTGGGTACTGCCGCCGGCAATGGCCATACCTGAGCCGCTATGTGAACGACGGCAACTATGCCATTGACAACGTTCATGCCGCTAGGGGCATGAAGCAGAGGTTTTTTTGGTTAGCGATCGCGGCCGCAGACGCCTGAACAGGCTAAGCGAGGCAAATCCGAGATCGGTAATCAAAAAAACGTTTGTGCTAAACCGCTCCACGGGCGGTCGCGGCTATGGGCATTGAATGAACGACTCGGTGGTTCGCGATACTCGGGGCGTGACTATCGCGCCGAGGTTCAGGGCGAGCGAGTGCGGGATGCACCGTGAGCGCGGCAGCAATGCGAGCTTCAGTGGGCGGGTAAGCCGAAGTTTCGGAGCATTGTGCTGCGAGAGCATACCGAAGGCACGAGTTCGGGCACGCAGGCCTGATCGGGCAAGGCGAGCGTGTTGGGCAAAAGTGTCGATATCGGCTAGTGCACATGGGCGGGAGCAGGCGGAGCCCGCGGAAGGATGCCGGGCACGCCGCCTTCGATGCGGACCATGTGGCCCTTGCCGCACACGGGGCAGTCACGCAATGACCTGCCGGTGAGCCGCTGGTAGCGGTCGCGGTAATCTTCTCCGTTGGCGGGTAATTCGGCGGCGGGCGGCTCGACGCCGAGCAGGTGCCGGCAGATGGCCAGGCGCTGCGCCCGGTGGCAGTTGGCGAGCCAGCCGTAGCTGCGAATGCGCTTGAAGCCGTCGGGCAGCACGTGCAGCAGGAAGCGGCGGATGAATTCGTCAGCCGTGAGCGTCATGGTCCTGTGCCGGGCCTCGTGCCGGTAGTCCTTCCAGCGGAACTGCACGCCGTTTCCGTCGAAACCCAGCAGCCGGTTATTGGAGATGGCGACGCGATGGGTATAGCGCCCCAGGTAATCGAGCACATGTTCGGCACCGCCAAAGGGTGGCTTGGCGTAGACGACCCACTCAGACTTGGCAGCGGGCGCAAGCCAGGCAGCGAATTCCCTGGCATCCCCCAGGAACTCGAGCTGGCCGTGCAGGCGAAGCATGCCAGCGTCAAAAGCGCGGCGCAGCTGCTCGAGGAACAGTCGGCGAAAGAGTCGTGAGAGCACCCGCACAGGCAGGAAGAAGCCGGGGCGGCAGGCGATCCAGCGTTCACCGTCCGGGGAGATGCCACCACCGGGCACGACACAATGCACGTGCGGGTGGTGCAGCAGATTCTGCCCCCACGTGTGCAGGATCGTGATGAAGCCGATCTCGGCGCCCAGGTGCTTCGGATCGGCAGCGATCGTGCGAAGAGTCTCGGCGCTGGCGCGAAACAGCATGTCGTAGAGCACGCGTTTGTTCTGGTACGCGAGAGCCGCGATGGGTTCGGGAAGCGTGAAGACGACATGGAAGTACTCGGTCTCGGGAAGCAGCTCGGCCTGCCGGCGTTCAAGCCATTGCGCACGTGCAAGCGACTGGCACTTTGGGCAATGTCTATTGCGGCACGAGTCGTACGCGATGCGCTGATGGCCGCACGCGTCGCACCGCTCGACATGCCCGCCGAGCGCGGCGGTACGACAAAGCTCGATTGCACTCATCACGCGCCGCTGGACACGAGTGAGCCCCTCGGCGTGGGTCTGCCGATACTGCGGACCACAGCGGCGAAGGATGTCCGCCACCTCGAGCGCCGGGCGCATCGCCGGCGTCAGAAGTACTCGGGCGCAGGTGGCGGCGATGGAATCGGTGCGGGGTGCGGCAGCAGATCGAAGGGACTCGCTGTCGCACATACGGTGCTGGTCGCGATTCTCAAGTAGCGCGAAGTAGTCGCGAGGGACCTATGGCCCATGAGCAGCTGGATCCTGCGCACATCGGTACCGGCTTCGAGCAGATGAGTCGCGAATGCATGTCTCAAGGAATGCGGTGTTATCGGCTTCCGGATGCCACATCGTTGGCGAGCGAGAGCGCAGATTCGCGAGACGGCGCCCCGAGTGATGGGGTGTCCAGGAATATCACCGGGAAACAGCCAGCCGCGGGGGTGAGCGTCTTGCCAGTACGTTCTGAGGATCTCAAGC
This is a stretch of genomic DNA from Paraburkholderia phymatum STM815. It encodes these proteins:
- the tnpA gene encoding IS66-like element accessory protein TnpA, whose product is MTDTDFDFLPLRVIKTCADGKHRYDPEGKRKLIEACRRPGASLAGLALKACVNANQLHKWVRLQERRERAAEANADVEQPSSAFAAVVTLDEAPSLLAPRVTVPREPQSTPRRELFQPSRPASAARLSATLPNGVVVELECSGRDASLVSAMIAALGAH
- the tnpB gene encoding IS66 family insertion sequence element accessory protein TnpB (TnpB, as the term is used for proteins encoded by IS66 family insertion elements, is considered an accessory protein, since TnpC, encoded by a neighboring gene, is a DDE family transposase.) — encoded protein: MFRFDHDLLVYLHREPIDFRAGLNTLVTLVERSMQLDPLTRAVFGFHNRKRDRVKLRLYDRAGFWLLMKRLEADRFAWPRRQQTVVELMTEQLHLLLDGVDLDALRRHPARQYRHAS
- a CDS encoding IS91 family transposase, with product MRPALEVADILRRCGPQYRQTHAEGLTRVQRRVMSAIELCRTAALGGHVERCDACGHQRIAYDSCRNRHCPKCQSLARAQWLERRQAELLPETEYFHVVFTLPEPIAALAYQNKRVLYDMLFRASAETLRTIAADPKHLGAEIGFITILHTWGQNLLHHPHVHCVVPGGGISPDGERWIACRPGFFLPVRVLSRLFRRLFLEQLRRAFDAGMLRLHGQLEFLGDAREFAAWLAPAAKSEWVVYAKPPFGGAEHVLDYLGRYTHRVAISNNRLLGFDGNGVQFRWKDYRHEARHRTMTLTADEFIRRFLLHVLPDGFKRIRSYGWLANCHRAQRLAICRHLLGVEPPAAELPANGEDYRDRYQRLTGRSLRDCPVCGKGHMVRIEGGVPGILPRAPPAPAHVH